CCGCGGGGACGCTGTTCATGGCGGCGGTGACGTTCGGCGCACCGAACAGCCCGGATCCCACCCCGTTGAGGAAGATCAGCACGGCGAAGACCCAGAACGGGAAGTCGGTCGGCAGGGACATCAGCCCCGCGAAGGTCCCGGCCACCAAGACCATGCCGCCGGTGGTGAACATCCGCGCCCCGTGACGGTCGGACAGCCGCCCGGCCAACGGCCCGGCGACCAGGAACCCGAAGGTCAGCGGCAGCAGGTAGATGCCGGCCCACAGCGGGGTGTCCGAGAACGCGTAACCGTGCAGCGGGAGCCAGATGCCCTGCAACCAGATGATGAGCATGAACTGCAAGCCACCGCGGGCGATCGCCGCCATCAGGTTCGCGGCCTGACTGCTCCAGAACGCGCGGATGCGGAACAGGGCCAGCGACACCATCGGCTCGGCTACCCGCCGCTCCAGCCCGACGAAGGCGACCAGCAGAAGTGATCCGCCGACCAGCCCCGCGAGCACCCAGGGGTTGGTCCAGCCCATGTTGTGCCCGCCGTAGGGCTGGATCCCGTAGGTGATCGCGGCGAGCACCGCGGTGAGCCCCAGGGCGAACGTGAGGTTGCCGGCCCAGTCGATCGACGCCGGCGTCCGGACCCCGAGCTCGCGCAGGCTGCGATAGCTCCACAGCGTGCCGAACAGGCCGAACGGCACGCTCACGAAGAAGACCAGCCGCCAATCCACCTGGGACAGCAGCCCGCCGGCGACCAGGCCGAGGAACTGCCCGGCGAGCGCGGCGACCTGAGCGATCCCGACAGCCATGCCGCGTTCGTTGGAGGGAAAGGCGTCTGTGACGATCGCGACCGCATTCGCCGAGATCATCGCCCCGCCGACGCCCTGGACCAGCCGCCACAGGATCAGCCAGGTGCCGCCGGCCCCTGCGGAGAACGGGTCGAGGGCGAGCGCGACCGAGCCCACCGTGAACACCGCGAAGCCGGCGTTGAAGATGCGCACCCGACCGTAGATGTCGCCGAGGCGGCCTAGCGAGACCACCAGCACCGCGGCCACCAGCAGGTACCCCATCAGCAACCAGAGCAGGTAGCCGACGTTGCCCGGGGCGAGCGGATCCAGATGGATGCCGCGGAAGATCGCCGGCAGCGAGATGATCACGATCGAGGCGTTGATCGACGCCATCGTGATCCCCAGCGTCGCGTTGGTCAGGGCGGTCCACTTGTAGGAGCCGCCCGTCCCGGATCGCACCGGCCCTCTCGACCCTTCCCCTGAATTAGTTGTCAGAGACGAACTATTTGGTGCAGCGTAGCGGCGGGCCCCGCTTCCGGGGACCGTAGGGCGGGAGGTGCCGTGGCCGACCCCGATCGCACCGCCACCGCCACCGCCGCGTCGCTGCGGCTGGTGGTCGGTCGACTGGCCCGCAAGCTCGGCCGCGGCGGCGGCCTGACGCTGAGCCAGCTGTCGGCGCTGGCCAGCATCGAGGCGGCCGGCGTCATCCGGCTGGCGGACCTCGCCGCGATCGAGGGCGTCTCCCCACCCACCCTCTCGCGGATCGTGGGCAGCCTGACCGACGCCGGGCACCTCACCCGCCGCCCCGACACGGCGGATCGCCGCTCCAGCCTGGTCTCGCTCAGCCCGGGCGGGCGCCGGGTGCTCGACGCCACCCGCCGGGAGCGCACCGCCGCCCTGGCCGAGCGGCTGCGCCAGCTGACCCCCGCCGAGATCGCGCGCGTCCGCGATGCGCTGCCCGTCCTGGCGCGCCTGGTGGACGGCTTCGACCCGCCCCGGAGCGGCTGACCGGCGCCATTCGAGCAGGAGCGGGGAGGGGGTGGGCCTCGTCTGGGATGAAGGAAGGGTGGAATGCCGGGCGGCCGTCCCTGGCGACGTCGGCTCCCCTGGGGGGCGGTTTTGGGCTTGATCATCGGCGAATGTGCAATTTCCGACGGATTTCCGGGCGGGCCACGCTTGGGCCGTGTCGCAAATTGCACACTCGGTGCCGCTGGGGGGTGCGGGGTGGCGGGGCTTGCCCGGGCCTCGGGGGCGAACCGGACTTTTCGGATCCGCGCCGTGTTACCTGCCGTTGTCGCCAGTCTAGGCTGTCCGTTCGGTTAAATCATGCCGAATGGCTCAACCCGGGTGGTCCATCCGGCCGAGACTTCGACAGACCCTTCGAACTCAGGAGCCGCCGTGCGCCGCACCCTGCTGGCCGCCCTGTCCGCCGCGGCGGCCGCGGTGACGATCGGCGCTGCGCTGCCCGCGCTCGCGGTGACCGGGCCGGACACCTCCAGCTTCCAGCATCCGAACGGGATCGCGATCGCCTGGGGGCAAGTCGCGTCGGCCGGGCAGTCCTTCGCGTTCATCAAGGCGACCGAGGCCACCACCTACACCAACCCCTACTACGCCAAGGACGCGGCGGGTGCGGCGGCGGCCGGGCTGATGCACGGCGCCTACGACTTCGCCCGACCGGCGCTTCCCCTGAGCACCGCCACCGACCAGGCCCGCTACTTCTTCTCGGTCGCCGGCTCGCAGGAGGCACCGGGCGACCTGCCGCCGGTGCTCGACCTCGAGGTCACCGGCGGGCTGTCCACCAGCCAGCTGGTGAGCTGGACGAACACCTGGCTGACCACAATCAAGCAGCTCACCGGACGCACGCCGATCCTCTACAGCTACCTGAACTTCTGGACCACGGCGATGGGCGACACGCACGCCTTCCTGGCCTATCCGCTCTGGATCGCCGACTACGGAGTGGCCAAGCCGACGGTCCCCGGCGGGTGGCCCACCTACACCTTCTGGCAGTTCACCGACTCCGCGTCGATCCGCGGGATCAGCGGCGGCGTCGACGCGTCCTACTTCAACGGCACCCTCGATGCGCTGCGCCGGCTCGCCCTCGAGGACTCGGGTGCCGCGCCGTTCGGGGTGAGCGCCGCCGCCGGGGACGCCACCGCGCAGGTCTGGTGGAACGCGCTCCCCACCGCCACCGGGTACACCCTCACCGGCACCGACGGGACGACCTACCCGGAGGCCGCCGGGGTCACCTCGCAGTCGATCACCGGGCTCACCAACGGCCAGGCCTACGCCTACTCGGTGACCGCGAACCTGCCGAACGGGAAGTCCGAGGTCACCGGCTGGGGGGTTCCGGTGGTGCCGGTGGTGCCCGACCGGATCACCCTCACCGCGACCCCGGGGCAGCTCTACGCCGGCAACCAGACCACCGTGGCGGTGCAGGTGACCCAGACGGCGACCGGTCAGCCGATCTCCGGGCTGCCGGTCAACATCTACGGTCAGTGGGTGGGCAGCAACGGGCCGTACCAGGTGCAGCAGCTCACGACCGACGCGCAGGGGCAGGCCAGCTTCCAGCACACCGTCGGGCTCTCCGACGCCTACCAGGCGGACATCCTCGGCAGCCCGTACGCCTACACGCAACCCGCTACCGGGTGGGTCCCGGTCAGCGTGCTGCCGACCATGACGGCGAGCCCCAGCGCGACCGACGTGACGGTGGGCCGGTGGTTCAGCGTCACCGGCAGCGTCAACCCCAGCCGCGGCGGGGACCCGCTCACCGTCCAGGCGTACATCGCCGGCAGCTGGCACAACGTCGCCGCCGGGACCGGGAACTCCACCGGCGCCTACTCGCTGCCCGTCTACGCCGGGCGGCTCGGCCAGTTCCCGATCCGCGTCCTGCTGGGCGCCAACACGGTGCACGCATCCGGGAACTCGGCCACATTCGACGTCGACGTGTCCCCGTCCACCACGGTTGCGGTCAGCGCGCACCCGAGCGCCGGCAGCGCCCCGGTCGGCTCCCGGATCACGGTGTCCGGCACGGTGTCCCCGAGCGAGGGCGGCGACCCGCTACAGGTTCAGGCGCTGCTCGACGGAACCTGGCACGACGTGGCGACCCCCAGCGCCGGACCCTCCGGCGGTTACGCCGGGTCGGTGTACCTCGGGCGGGTGGGGCAATTCCCCTTCCGGGTCCTCGTCGGGGCGACCCCCCTGCATCCGGCTGGGTCCTCACCGACGTTCACCGTGAGCGTGGATCGGATTGTCGGGGCCGTCGTCAGCGCCCGCCCCAACACCAGCGCGCCGCGGGTCGGGACCCGGATCGACGTCACCGGCTCGGTTTCCCCGGCCCGCTACGGTGACCACCTGCTGGTCCAGGCGTGGATCACCGGGATGTGGCACAACGTCGGCTGGGCAACCACCAATCAGAACGGGCAGTACGCGGCCACGGTCTACTGCGGCCGGACGGGGTCGATCCCGATCCGGGTCAGCGTGTCGGCCGACCCGATCCACTACGCCGCGGTTTCCCCCACCTTCGTGATAACCGTCCACTGACCCGGGATCGTGACTGCCATGCGAGAACCGCACCCGACCGGACCGGTTTCAGCCTCGGTTCGGGCCTCGGTTCTGGCTCCCGGGCTGGTAGCCCTGACGTTGCTCGCGGGCTGCGGGGTGGCGCATCCGACGACCGCTGCCGCGATCCTCCAGCCCGCTTCGCCGTCGCCCTCGCCGGCGCATCCAACGGCGCTGCCGTCCGCGACCCGCGCGGTCAAGGCACCGCCGGCGCCGAAGGTGGTCGGTGCGGCCGCGGGGCTCCCCGCGTGCGCGACCGGGGAACTTTCCGCCGGTCTCGCGGGCACGCAGGGCGCGGCCGGCCACATCCTCGACGTGTTCTCGTTGACCAACCGCGGGACGGGCAGCTGCCGGCTGGACGGCTACCCGGGGCTGGCGCTGCTCGACCGGGCGGGGCGGGGGCTCCCGACCGATCCGGTGCACGGGGCGGACATGGCCTTCCCGGCGGTTTCGGCCCACCCGGTCGTGCTGAACGCCGGGCAGGCGGCGTCGTTCAGCGTGGGCTACAGCGACGTGCCGTCGGGGGCCCAGCCGGACTGCTCGAACGCCGCCGCTCTGGCGATCACACCACCCGGCCAGTCCAGCGCGCTGCGGGTGGCGACGGCGCTGGCTCCGTGCGGCGGCGGCCGGCTCGACGTCTCCCCGGTCGTCGCGGGTAGCCACGGGGTCCCGAGCTAGGAATTCCCCCGGGGCAGGGGGTTGCGGGGGCCCCGACCGTCTCGGGTAGTCCCGGTCAGCGGGTCCGGCGAAGTCGCCCCACGGCCGCGGCGAGCCCGAGCAGAACTAGCCCGCCGAGTCCAAGCAGGCCGAGCCGCCCGCCGGTAGCCGGAAGCGACCCGCTGGCCGCTGTCGACCGCCCGCCGGCACCCGACCCGGCCGCGTGCGCGAGCGCGATCGCGGCCGGGTTGGTGCAAACCGCTCCGACGACGAGCGCCTGGTCGGGCGCCGTGGAGGCGACGTCCTCGGTGAACCCGAGCGGGTTGGTGATCAGGGTTGGGCCGGACAGGTCGGCGACGGCAATCGCGTACGGGTAGGCGAGCTCGCTGCCGGTCGCCGGCTTGCCGACGTCCGCCCGGGGCACGGTCATCGTGATCAGCCCGTTCGCGAAGCTGCCCTGGATCGTCTTCAGCGTGGTGTATCCACCGCCGGCGGTCGTGCCGTCGGAGTAGGTGACCGCCCCGGTGTCGGACACCGCCGCCTCGGCGAAGTAGGTGAGCGCCCCTTGCGTCCACAACAGCAGGAACGACGAGCCGGTGGAGCCGTTGGGCAGCGACGTGGAGATCGTCGGTCCGTAGATCGTCGCGATCAGGTTGGCCCCGCTGCTGCGCAGCGTTGCGGTCCGGATGTCCAGGCTCGGGTCCTGCACCGAGACCGGATCCAGGTAGTTGTTCGCGTTACCCGCCGGACTGGTGACGACCGGGCAGCCGGAAGCGACGAGCGGAACGGC
This portion of the Mycobacteriales bacterium genome encodes:
- a CDS encoding MFS transporter translates to MRSGTGGSYKWTALTNATLGITMASINASIVIISLPAIFRGIHLDPLAPGNVGYLLWLLMGYLLVAAVLVVSLGRLGDIYGRVRIFNAGFAVFTVGSVALALDPFSAGAGGTWLILWRLVQGVGGAMISANAVAIVTDAFPSNERGMAVGIAQVAALAGQFLGLVAGGLLSQVDWRLVFFVSVPFGLFGTLWSYRSLRELGVRTPASIDWAGNLTFALGLTAVLAAITYGIQPYGGHNMGWTNPWVLAGLVGGSLLLVAFVGLERRVAEPMVSLALFRIRAFWSSQAANLMAAIARGGLQFMLIIWLQGIWLPLHGYAFSDTPLWAGIYLLPLTFGFLVAGPLAGRLSDRHGARMFTTGGMVLVAGTFAGLMSLPTDFPFWVFAVLIFLNGVGSGLFGAPNVTAAMNSVPADQRGSAGGVNATVQNTGMVLSIGLFFSLMIIGLSASLPGALYSGLHAQGIPAATARHLGALPPVGSLFAAFLGYNPVHLLLASTGALPTLSHAQVGALTGQHFFPQLISGPFHTGLIVVFGLAIAVSLVAAAASALRGARYVHGEPAAGSAAQPVLDPSGAAQTPIGPG
- a CDS encoding MarR family transcriptional regulator; its protein translation is MADPDRTATATAASLRLVVGRLARKLGRGGGLTLSQLSALASIEAAGVIRLADLAAIEGVSPPTLSRIVGSLTDAGHLTRRPDTADRRSSLVSLSPGGRRVLDATRRERTAALAERLRQLTPAEIARVRDALPVLARLVDGFDPPRSG
- a CDS encoding glycoside hydrolase family 25 protein; protein product: MRRTLLAALSAAAAAVTIGAALPALAVTGPDTSSFQHPNGIAIAWGQVASAGQSFAFIKATEATTYTNPYYAKDAAGAAAAGLMHGAYDFARPALPLSTATDQARYFFSVAGSQEAPGDLPPVLDLEVTGGLSTSQLVSWTNTWLTTIKQLTGRTPILYSYLNFWTTAMGDTHAFLAYPLWIADYGVAKPTVPGGWPTYTFWQFTDSASIRGISGGVDASYFNGTLDALRRLALEDSGAAPFGVSAAAGDATAQVWWNALPTATGYTLTGTDGTTYPEAAGVTSQSITGLTNGQAYAYSVTANLPNGKSEVTGWGVPVVPVVPDRITLTATPGQLYAGNQTTVAVQVTQTATGQPISGLPVNIYGQWVGSNGPYQVQQLTTDAQGQASFQHTVGLSDAYQADILGSPYAYTQPATGWVPVSVLPTMTASPSATDVTVGRWFSVTGSVNPSRGGDPLTVQAYIAGSWHNVAAGTGNSTGAYSLPVYAGRLGQFPIRVLLGANTVHASGNSATFDVDVSPSTTVAVSAHPSAGSAPVGSRITVSGTVSPSEGGDPLQVQALLDGTWHDVATPSAGPSGGYAGSVYLGRVGQFPFRVLVGATPLHPAGSSPTFTVSVDRIVGAVVSARPNTSAPRVGTRIDVTGSVSPARYGDHLLVQAWITGMWHNVGWATTNQNGQYAATVYCGRTGSIPIRVSVSADPIHYAAVSPTFVITVH
- a CDS encoding DUF4232 domain-containing protein, which gives rise to MREPHPTGPVSASVRASVLAPGLVALTLLAGCGVAHPTTAAAILQPASPSPSPAHPTALPSATRAVKAPPAPKVVGAAAGLPACATGELSAGLAGTQGAAGHILDVFSLTNRGTGSCRLDGYPGLALLDRAGRGLPTDPVHGADMAFPAVSAHPVVLNAGQAASFSVGYSDVPSGAQPDCSNAAALAITPPGQSSALRVATALAPCGGGRLDVSPVVAGSHGVPS